A region of Brevinematales bacterium DNA encodes the following proteins:
- a CDS encoding NAD-dependent epimerase/dehydratase family protein has protein sequence MNKTVLVTGASGFVGTNLCRSLIERGYRVLALVRGDHNREILDTMGAERVVCQVTDTECIRAALKRADYVIDVLGKASDWGGYDEFVVPNITGVRNMLEESMRAGIKKFVHISSVAVHGFGNHVDTDEEGPFFPTDFPYCVTKYEGEKCVLNAYREHSFPVSVIRPANVYGENDTVTILKMAEALHSRNIPFVDSGRRLTCPVYVGNLVDAIIAAMEKDEAVGEVFIISDGLRITWREWTEKLCAALDVKPHWLSVPGWLARFIGTSMESFYKIFNSREAPPLTRYRTQQVSTNYHFSIDKARRILGWKPRTDIDTAVGKTIEWYKNQRLKKDDGH, from the coding sequence ATGAATAAGACAGTGCTGGTGACCGGAGCCAGCGGATTTGTCGGCACGAACCTGTGCCGGAGCCTGATCGAACGGGGTTACCGGGTGCTCGCGCTCGTGCGGGGCGACCATAACCGGGAGATACTCGATACGATGGGCGCGGAACGCGTGGTCTGTCAGGTCACCGATACGGAATGCATCCGCGCCGCGCTGAAACGCGCCGATTATGTCATCGACGTGCTGGGGAAGGCGTCCGACTGGGGCGGGTACGATGAATTCGTCGTCCCGAATATCACGGGCGTCAGGAATATGCTGGAAGAATCGATGCGCGCGGGTATCAAAAAATTCGTGCACATCAGTTCGGTCGCGGTGCACGGCTTCGGAAACCATGTCGATACCGACGAGGAAGGCCCGTTCTTCCCTACCGATTTCCCGTACTGTGTGACCAAGTACGAGGGCGAGAAGTGCGTCCTCAATGCGTACCGGGAGCATTCCTTCCCGGTGAGCGTTATCCGCCCGGCGAACGTGTACGGCGAGAACGATACGGTGACTATCCTGAAGATGGCCGAGGCGCTGCACTCCCGCAACATCCCGTTTGTCGACAGCGGACGCAGGCTGACATGCCCGGTCTATGTCGGGAATCTGGTAGACGCGATTATCGCCGCGATGGAGAAGGACGAGGCGGTCGGCGAGGTGTTTATTATCTCCGACGGGCTGAGGATTACATGGCGGGAGTGGACCGAAAAGCTGTGCGCCGCGCTGGATGTCAAACCCCACTGGCTTTCGGTGCCCGGGTGGCTCGCGCGTTTTATCGGCACGTCGATGGAGTCCTTCTATAAGATATTCAATTCGCGGGAAGCTCCCCCGTTAACACGTTACCGTACCCAGCAGGTCAGCACGAATTACCATTTTTCAATCGATAAGGCGCGAAGGATACTGGGGTGGAAGCCCCGGACGGACATCGATACCGCAGTGGGAAAGACAATCGAATGGTATAAGAACCAGCGGTTAAAAAAAGACGACGGGCATTGA
- the hflX gene encoding GTPase HflX — protein MNEKAVLVGLKLPQDNFNDIQESMLELKRLADTAGAEVVDILIQAKSAIDGRFYIGKGKIEEIREFYADEKVDLVVFNHELSPAQVRNIEKELECRVLTRTELILDIFAIHARTRAAKMQVELAQLKYQLPRLVGHYQNLSRTDGGIGLRGPGEQKLEVDRRILRKKIHIIETKLIEIEREKDTQRKKRMGEFKVSIIGYTNSGKSTLLNKISKSDVLAEDKLFSTLDTTTRRVWLGDGSIALMSDTVGFIRDIPVGLIESFKSTLADARYADMLLHVADVSDPALAEHIRSVNQTLKEIGADHKPTLLCLNKIDLLPREILVDIRLRYPGAIFVSAKEGQYTGDLKNKLIEMMKGTKVIKEQGEPEHE, from the coding sequence ATGAACGAAAAAGCGGTATTGGTGGGCTTGAAGCTCCCGCAGGATAATTTTAACGATATACAGGAATCGATGCTCGAACTGAAACGTCTCGCGGATACCGCGGGCGCGGAAGTGGTGGATATCCTGATACAGGCTAAAAGCGCGATCGACGGGCGTTTCTATATCGGGAAAGGCAAGATCGAGGAAATACGCGAGTTTTACGCCGACGAGAAGGTCGATCTGGTCGTGTTCAATCACGAGCTTTCCCCCGCGCAGGTGCGGAATATCGAGAAAGAGCTGGAATGTCGCGTGCTGACGCGGACGGAACTGATACTGGATATTTTCGCGATCCATGCCCGCACGCGCGCCGCGAAGATGCAGGTCGAGCTCGCGCAGTTGAAGTACCAGCTCCCGCGGCTGGTCGGGCATTACCAGAACCTTTCGCGTACCGACGGGGGTATCGGCCTCAGGGGCCCCGGCGAACAGAAGCTCGAAGTCGACCGCCGTATCCTTCGCAAGAAGATTCATATTATCGAGACCAAACTGATAGAAATAGAACGGGAGAAAGATACCCAGCGTAAAAAACGGATGGGCGAATTCAAGGTCTCCATCATCGGGTATACCAACTCCGGCAAGTCCACCCTCCTGAATAAAATCTCTAAGTCGGACGTGCTGGCCGAGGATAAACTTTTCTCCACATTGGATACGACTACCCGCAGGGTGTGGCTGGGCGACGGGAGTATTGCGCTTATGTCCGATACCGTCGGATTTATCCGCGATATCCCGGTCGGGTTGATCGAATCGTTCAAATCCACCCTCGCCGACGCGCGTTACGCGGACATGCTGCTGCATGTCGCCGATGTGTCCGACCCGGCGCTCGCCGAGCATATCCGTTCGGTCAACCAGACCCTGAAAGAAATAGGCGCGGATCATAAGCCCACGCTTTTATGCCTGAATAAAATCGACCTCCTGCCGCGCGAAATACTCGTGGATATCCGCCTGCGGTATCCCGGAGCAATTTTTGTTTCGGCGAAAGAGGGGCAATATACCGGCGACCTGAAAAACAAATTGATAGAGATGATGAAAGGGACGAAAGTTATAAAAGAACAGGGAGAACCGGAGCATGAATAA